A genomic segment from Verrucomicrobiia bacterium encodes:
- the eboE gene encoding metabolite traffic protein EboE encodes MKLTHGAHLAYCTNVHRGRDWAETLAGLQEHTLAVRRRVASGRPYAIGLRLSDLASRELSQSTTLRSFRDWLERHHCYVFTINGFPYGNFHGTRVKEQVAQPDWTTPERLAYTNRLFDLLAALLPPGVEGSVSTVPVSFKQFRLGERGLRAARENLWRCVDHQEQLCRRTGRKLHLGLEPEPFGTVENTTECLVLMEQLEADRPGDQRLWEHLGINYDTCHFALQYEEATAALERFRRRGVIVSKIHLSNALRVHPTLEVRRQLDSFLDGVYFHQVIERRADGELVRYQDLEEALATPVSDGPQWDREWRIHFHVPLHAPETGTLGTTAEHVRSTLDVLRQHPNLCHHLEMETYTWEVLPRPLKSARVEDMLVGEYEWTLAELARRGFTPA; translated from the coding sequence GTGAAGCTCACGCATGGCGCGCATCTGGCCTACTGCACCAATGTCCATCGCGGACGCGACTGGGCCGAGACCCTTGCCGGACTTCAGGAGCACACGCTGGCGGTGCGCCGACGGGTGGCCTCCGGACGCCCTTACGCGATCGGCCTGCGGTTGAGTGATCTGGCGTCCCGCGAACTCAGCCAGTCCACCACGCTGCGCAGCTTCCGAGACTGGCTGGAGCGGCACCACTGCTACGTCTTCACAATCAACGGATTCCCCTACGGCAACTTTCACGGCACCCGGGTCAAGGAACAGGTGGCGCAGCCGGACTGGACCACTCCCGAGCGACTCGCCTACACGAACCGGTTGTTTGACCTTCTGGCAGCACTGCTGCCCCCGGGTGTCGAAGGATCCGTCAGCACCGTGCCGGTCAGCTTCAAACAGTTTCGACTCGGCGAGCGCGGCCTCCGCGCCGCCCGCGAGAACTTGTGGCGGTGTGTGGATCATCAGGAGCAGCTCTGCCGCCGTACCGGCCGGAAGCTTCATCTCGGTCTGGAGCCCGAGCCGTTTGGAACCGTTGAGAACACCACCGAGTGCCTCGTTCTCATGGAGCAACTCGAGGCGGACCGCCCGGGGGACCAGCGCCTGTGGGAACACCTGGGAATCAACTACGACACCTGCCATTTCGCACTCCAGTACGAGGAGGCAACGGCAGCCCTGGAGCGCTTCCGTCGTCGCGGGGTGATCGTCAGCAAAATCCACCTCAGCAACGCGCTCCGCGTCCACCCGACCCTGGAGGTCCGACGGCAGCTCGATTCGTTCCTCGACGGGGTGTATTTCCATCAGGTCATCGAGCGCCGCGCCGACGGCGAACTGGTGCGCTATCAGGATCTGGAGGAGGCGCTGGCCACCCCGGTCAGCGACGGGCCCCAATGGGACCGCGAATGGAGGATCCACTTCCACGTGCCCCTCCACGCTCCGGAGACCGGTACTCTGGGCACCACCGCGGAACACGTCCGCTCCACCCTGGATGTCCTGCGGCAACATCCCAATCTGTGCCATCACCTCGAAATGGAGACGTACACCTGGGAGGTGCTGCCCCGGCCGCTGAAATCCGCGCGGGTGGAGGACATGCTGGTGGGAGAGTATGAGTGGACCCTGGCCGAGCTGGCCCGTCGGGGATTCACACCGGCATGA
- a CDS encoding DUF11 domain-containing protein has translation MDLVTSRWLRCWLMVWLAGGILRGQELGLGFQANPDPARVLRTVGYTLNVTNLSGEALNGLVIEVDIRGGVTLTASSNSLGSATNLASVALFTIPALTNRADAVLTYSGVAVDPGVITHRVIGGIGGVAADIALFSTTNIYGVARLTAAWGPFPGGVIQNDLVAGGLTISNEGPDNAAGVVVRQELPAGLHWVSVAPLSLPVEVRDTHAWVTVGSLAAGSEARLQLAFQPEPAGTMPLIAAVEAPGFENPVPPGATSRVDLLVGTGTFADLEITLRSPQVLNRQTGLLEQRIGLSNAGASPVGAARVLVSGWTNGLFNAWGTNGVTPFVTYPSPLAPGQSVELVLQSFSPSRQAGPDPELAAVGVPVPRVPIPEVTGVNGTRLLNWTAGQALLEFPAVEGARYAIRYASTPAMTNSWIVQPLVTAPGSWVQWFDDGPPATLTLPSAAAGRYYQVVEVVWP, from the coding sequence ATGGACCTTGTCACAAGCCGGTGGCTGCGATGCTGGCTGATGGTGTGGTTGGCGGGCGGAATCCTCCGCGGGCAGGAATTGGGTCTTGGATTTCAAGCGAATCCGGATCCGGCCCGGGTGCTGCGCACTGTCGGGTATACGCTGAACGTGACCAACCTCTCCGGGGAGGCCCTGAACGGGCTGGTCATCGAGGTGGACATCCGGGGCGGAGTCACCCTGACGGCCTCCTCCAACTCTCTCGGTTCCGCGACCAATCTCGCGTCCGTGGCTTTGTTCACCATTCCCGCGCTGACCAATCGTGCCGATGCCGTGCTCACCTATTCCGGCGTCGCCGTGGATCCGGGAGTGATCACCCACCGGGTCATCGGCGGCATTGGGGGTGTCGCCGCCGACATCGCCCTCTTCTCCACGACCAACATCTACGGCGTTGCCCGGCTTACCGCGGCCTGGGGGCCCTTTCCCGGGGGCGTCATCCAGAACGACCTCGTCGCGGGAGGGCTCACCATCTCAAATGAGGGGCCGGACAACGCCGCGGGCGTCGTGGTGCGTCAGGAACTCCCTGCGGGACTTCACTGGGTGTCCGTGGCCCCGTTGTCGTTGCCGGTGGAGGTGCGGGATACCCATGCCTGGGTGACGGTCGGGTCCCTGGCCGCCGGATCGGAGGCACGGCTGCAACTGGCCTTCCAGCCGGAGCCCGCCGGCACCATGCCGCTCATTGCCGCTGTCGAGGCGCCGGGATTCGAGAATCCCGTCCCGCCGGGTGCCACGAGCCGGGTGGACCTGCTGGTGGGCACCGGCACCTTCGCCGACCTTGAGATCACGCTGAGGTCACCCCAGGTGCTCAACCGTCAAACGGGACTCCTTGAACAGCGCATTGGACTGTCGAATGCCGGTGCGAGTCCGGTCGGCGCGGCCCGTGTGCTGGTTTCCGGGTGGACCAACGGGCTGTTCAACGCTTGGGGAACCAATGGGGTGACCCCGTTCGTCACCTACCCGTCACCGCTCGCCCCGGGGCAGTCGGTGGAGTTGGTGTTGCAGTCCTTCAGTCCGTCCCGTCAGGCCGGCCCTGACCCGGAACTGGCTGCGGTGGGTGTCCCGGTGCCCCGGGTTCCCATCCCTGAAGTCACAGGCGTCAACGGCACCCGCCTGTTGAACTGGACTGCCGGCCAGGCGTTGCTCGAGTTTCCGGCGGTTGAGGGAGCGCGCTATGCCATCCGGTACGCTTCCACCCCCGCAATGACGAACAGTTGGATCGTCCAGCCGCTGGTGACCGCGCCCGGATCGTGGGTCCAATGGTTCGATGATGGGCCACCCGCCACGCTGACCCTGCCCTCCGCGGCTGCAGGGCGCTATTATCAGGTGGTCGAGGTGGTGTGGCCATGA